The following nucleotide sequence is from Catharus ustulatus isolate bCatUst1 chromosome 33, bCatUst1.pri.v2, whole genome shotgun sequence.
CATTTATCACACTTGTAGGGCTTCTCCCCGGTGTGGATTCTCTGATGGACAATCAGGCTTGCGCCATCTGTGAAGCTCTTTCCACATTCCCcacactcgtagggcctctccccCGTGTGGCTCATCTGGTGTTTTTTAAGGTTTGAGCTCGCTGTGAATCTCATCCCACACTCCTCACACTCGTAGGGTCTCTCCCCAGTGTGCATTCTCTGGTGTTTTTTAAGGTTTGAGCTCTGGCTGAATCTTTTTCCACACTCCCCACACTTGTAGGGCTGTTGCCCCGTGTGGATTCTCTGGTGTTTGTTCAGGCTGGAGACCAATGTGAATCTCATCCCACACTCCTCACACTCATAGGGTCTCTCCGGGGTGTGGATTCTCTGGTGTGTGTTCAGGTGTGAGCTCTGGCTGaatctcttcccacactcctcaCACTCGTAGGGCCGTTCCCCGGTGTGCATTCTCCGGTGTTGGATCAGCTGCGATCTCCACCTGAACCCCTTCCCACATTCCGAGCACTTGTGGGGCTTCTCCCCATCGTGAAGCTGCTCTTGGAGCCCCAGCTCCGAGCTGCGGCCGCCTCCCCGGCCCGGGCTGGCTCTTTCATGCGCCTCCAGcgccatcctcctcctcttcctcacggcctcctcctcctcctcggtgCCGGGgtttgggaaatgctgctgtggggaggaaaaCAAGGGCTGAGCGCGTTGGGTTCGCTGGTGCCGCTGGCCAAGGGCAGCTGGAGAAGTCAGCGCCCCTTTCAGCCTCGGGGGGCCCGGAGCCCGCTCATCACCGAGCTCCCGCAGCCCTCCAGGCTGCCGGGGGTGCCCCGGCTCCGGGATGGGCCCTGGGCGCTCTCCCCGCTCCGGGGCTCCCGCCTTCCCCCCCGGCTCTGCCGCCGATGCCCAGAGCCGAgatcgccccctccccgccgctcccgggccATCGCCACCTGGGACCCGCCAAGATCCCTCCAGGGCCATTTCGGGCTCGCCTTTGGGCTCCTGCCACATCCAAACATCCCCTGCCCcgcaaaaaaaaccctcccggagccccccgggatggatttggggcgagctccccctccccgctcACCTGCGGCTTCTCGGGGGCGCCGCTGGTGCCGGAGCCGGGGGAGCtgcggctgagcgggcgggcgggggaAGCGCGTGGTGCCAAAAAcgctgctcctgttcctgccgctcctcctgttcctgttgctgctcctcctcccgtgtccctcctcttccccctcccgtgtccctcctcttcctcctcgtGCCGCTCCTCCTccgctcccagcccggcccggcccggtgcCGACACCCAAAAGCAGCCGcgctctgggaatggggacagggaccgggaaaggggaaagggaccGGGAATGCGGACTGGGAACGCGAATACCggagagggagagggactgAAAGTGGGATTAGGAAAGGACCCAcggacagggaatggggacagggaatggcgATGGGAATAATGGAATGGCTCTGAGAATGGGACTGGGTCTGGGAATGGGATCGGGAAGGAGCAAAGGGACCGGGAATTTGGCACCGAGAATGGGACCGGGAACTGGACTACAAGAGTGAGAGCGTGAAGGGATCTGGGACTGGGACTAGAGCATCCACAGCAAGAGTGAGAATGggaccgggaatggggacagggagcgggaatggggctgggaatacGGGAACAGGACGGGGAATGTGGAAGCAGCAAGCGCAGAGAGAATCTGGGCTGGGgatcagtgctgagcagagctgcagtgaaaggcagcggggctgggagctctgcagctgggcctgccctgggctgctgcggcccagggcccaaaggctggagctgcagccttgctcCTGTGGCAACAAGAGGAGCCTGGTGCAGGCCCATGGCCCCTGCACggccccagcaggagggagggctctgaggcccagggctgctggcagcatgggctgctgtggccagctggGGGCCTCTGAGCAATGGCCAAAGccttgtgctctctgcagctggccaagggcagcagcagggctcaagGCTTCgtgtggcacaggcagccccagctggggagcCCTCAGGCCCCCGTGGCACAGGCGGCCTCAGCAGCGGCAccggcaatggcagcgcctgtggggattggggatggCTTTACAGcttcagagagcacagcagctgctgctgctgtcaagTTGTTCAGTGCAAAGGCACGGCAGGCTCCAAAGGCAAAGAGTGCCAGGCTCTCAAGTCCCTGTGCAATCTCTGTGGCCTAAAGTGCcgatggaagcagcagcagctctctggtgcCAGAGGGGGAAGCTGCGGCCTGGGACAGAGGCTCGAGAGGCAGATGCTCCCTggcctttcttcttctcttcttttcttcttgttcttcctctgcttcttctctcccgtgctggcagtggtgatgatgatggtggtggaggaagagagagcaacGAGAGAGGAGCGAGAGAGAGCTCTGGTTCCAAGACAGGGATTTTTATTGACAAATTACCCAGTGAGCCAAAACCACCAACCTGAAGCATTTCTCCTAAACCTCTTAGAATTCTGGTTTTGTAATACAAAAGTCTACTTGTCTAACTTGTGCACATGGCCTGTCTGTTCTATCTGAAGAATATAAGACATGTTCATACTACATTATTATTCTGTCTTGAGCTGTGTTTTTGAGCACTCACTGCATATTCTTTTCCACACCAGATTGTAAGGGTTTTACATTTCAAGgcacttaaaaatatatttctactAACTTCAAACTAAGGCTTACATTTCTACTTCATATCTATGCAACTTAATATTTCTACTTCCTTAATCTAAAACTTAGACCTCTATTCCATGTCTGTGTGTCTTAATACACTTGAATTTCTACAAAAGGGttttaattctaatttaattttaatcctTGCATTCTGTTCTCTGTTGGAGGGACTCAGAGAGAATCTGTTACACTGCAacaactgggaatggggacagagactgggaatggggacaggaacgAAAAGAGGAACCGGGAATGAGAATATGGGAACGGGACATGTTATATGGAAATAGCAATTGGAGAGAGAACATGGGATAGAGATTAAGAtgatgggaatggaatgggaaatgggaatatgAGAACAGAATTGGGATAGGGAATATGGGAACAGgactggaaatacagaaattcaaacatgggaatgggagagggaggaagagcacAAGAAATGGAACAGGACAGGGAatatgggactgggaatgggatgtgggctgggatgggagcaggaggacGTGGAGCCCCCAGCCAGGTGTGTTCCCAACACGGATCAGCGGCACCAGGGCTCAGCGGGGCTCTGCCCACCGGGGCTCACTGGGGATCATCCAGCGCGGATCCTGCcatgggggatggagctggagcagcgcaCGAAGCTCTTCCTGCACTCGGGGCACTCGCAGGGCTTCCCTCAGTGCAGACTCCGTTTGTGTCGGATCAAGTTAGAGCTAAAGGAGAAGCTCTGCCCACACTCGGGacactcgtagggcctctccccgGTGTGGGTGCGCCGATGCCTGATGAGGTGTGAGTTTTGCTTGAATCCCTTCCCGCAGTCTTGACACTCATAAGGCCTCTCATCCAGGTGAGTGCGATAGTGACGGAGGAGATGGGATTTTGCCTGAAACCTCTCCCTGCATTTATCACACTCGTAGtgcctctccccagtgtggatgCGCCGATGCTTGATGAGGGTGGAGTTTTGCGTGAAGCTCTTCCCGCAGTCATGGCACTCATAAGGCTTCTCATCCAGGTGACTGCGATAGTGCAGGTGGAGACTGGAGCTGGTGTGAAACCTCTTCCTGCATTTATcacactcgtagggcctctccccgGTGTGGATGCGCCGGTGGATCATGAGGGCGGAGTTGACCTTGAAGCTTTTCCCACAGTCGGGGCACACATAAGGCCTCTCATCCAGATGACTGCGATAGTGCAGGAGGAGACTGGAGGCGGTCTGAAACCTCTTCTTGCATTTATcacactcgtagggcctctccccgGTGTGGATGCGCCGGTGCATCATGAGGGTGCAGTTGTGCTTGAAGCCCTTCCCACAGTCGGGGCACTCATAAGGCCTCTCATCCAGGTGAGTGCGATAGTGCAGGAGGAGACCGGACCTTCTGTGAAACCTCTTCCTGCATTTATcacactcgtagggcctctccccgGTGTGGGTGCGCCGGTGGAGGACGAGGGCATAGTTGTGCTTGAATCCCTTCCCACACTCAGAGCACTCATAAGGCCTCTCATCTATGTGAATGCGATAGTGCTCGAGGAGACAGGATCTGCTCCGAAACCTCTTCCTGCATTTATCACATtcgtagggcctctccccgGTGTGGATCCTCAGGTGTGTTTTCAGGTTTGAGCTCACTGTGAATGTCTTCCCACACTCACCACACTCGTAGGGCCGTTCCCCAGTGTGGGTCCTCTGGTGTTGTTTCAGGCTTGAGCTCTGGTTGaatctcttcccacactccccaCACTCATAGGGCCGTTCCCCCGTGTGGATTCTCTGGTGTCTGTCCAGCCTTGAGTTCAGTTTGaatctcttcccacactcctcaCACTCGTACGGACGCTCCTCCGTGTGAACTGTCTGGTGATTGATCAGCTCCGATCTCCTCCTGAATCCCTTCCCACATTCCGAGCACTTGTGGGGCTTCTCCCCATCgtgaagctgctcctggagccccagCTCCGAGCTGCGGCCGCCTCCCCGGCCCGGGCTGGctctttcctgctgggatccccgGGCTGTGCGtttgcagcccctcctggtgcGGGATCTGCGGGGCTTTTCCTCCCCGTTGCGTTCCTGCGCCGTGGAGCCGCTGCCAACGGCCTCTTGCACGAGGTTCTGCCGCGGGGATTTGTCCTCGCTGCTCTCcgtgctcagctcctgctctggggcacGAAGGACAagcacaggatgggatttgcCTCCGGGCCAGAGCCAAGGGCAAGGAcatggagcaggacacagggggAAAGGGGCACTGActtcctcctcacctgcctgcGCCTCCAGggccatcctcctcctcttcctcacggcctcctcctcctcctcctcggtgCCGGGgtttgggaaatgctgctgtggggaggaaaaCAAGGGCTGAGCGCGTTGGGTTCGCTGGTGCCGCTGGCCAAGGGCAGCTGGAGAAGTCAGCGCCCCTTTCAGCCTCGGGGGGCCCGGAGCCCGCTCATCACCGAGCTCCCGCAGCCCTCCAGGCTGCCGGGGGTGCCCCGGCTCCGGGATCGGCCCTGGGCGCTCTCCCCGCTCCGGGGCTCCCGCCTTCCCCCCCGGCTCTGCCGCCGATGCCCAGAGCCGAgatcgccccctccccgccgctcccgggccATCGCCACCTGGGACCCGCCAAGATCCCTCCGGGGCCATTTCGGGCTCGCCTTTGCGCTCCTGCCACACCCAAACATCCCCTGCCCCGCAATAAAAAccctcccggagccccccgggatggatttggggcgagctccccctccccgctcACCTGCGGCTTCTCGGGGGCGCCGCTGGTGCCGGAGCCGGGCGAGCtgcggctgagcgggcgggcgggggaAGCGCGTGGTGCCAAAAAcgctgctcctgttcctgttcctgttgctgctcctcctcccgtgtccctcctcttcctcctcccttttccctcctcttcctcctcctgccgctgctcctcttcctcccgcTTCTCCTccgctcccagcccggcccggcccggtgcCGAGTCCCAAAAGCAGCCGcgctctgggaatggggaccgggaatggggacagggaccgggaa
It contains:
- the LOC117009494 gene encoding LOW QUALITY PROTEIN: zinc finger protein 239-like (The sequence of the model RefSeq protein was modified relative to this genomic sequence to represent the inferred CDS: substituted 1 base at 1 genomic stop codon); protein product: MALEAHERASPGRGGGRSSELGLQEQLHDGEKPHKCSECGKGFRWRSQLIQHRRMHTGERPYECEECGKRFSQSSHLNTHQRIHTPERPYECEECGMRFTLVSSLNKHQRIHTGQQPYKCGECGKRFSQSSNLKKHQRMHTGERPYECEECGMRFTASSNLKKHQMSHTGERPYECGECGKSFTDGASLIVHQRIHTGEKPYKCDKCRKRFLRRSDLVRHCRIHRDERPYECHECGKGFKRNSHLIQHHRIHTGERPYECPECGKSFSQSSQVTQHKQRHHXGKPCDCPERGKSFVRCSGSIPHGRIRAG